One Hypomesus transpacificus isolate Combined female unplaced genomic scaffold, fHypTra1 scaffold_300, whole genome shotgun sequence genomic window carries:
- the rnf11a gene encoding RING finger protein 11a: MGNCLSSQGADDLSLLNESEASLPGEPPPPYQERAQVPVYHPTPSQTRLATQLTEEEQVRIAQRIGLIQHLPRGMFDPGSEPSDKKVKECVICMMDFEYGDPIRFLPCLHIYHVDCIDAWLMRSFTCPSCMEPVDAALLSTYETN; this comes from the exons ATGGGGAACTGTCTGTCTTCGCAAGGGGCCGATGACCTGTCTCTTTTGAACGAATCGGAGGCCAGTTTACCAGGAGAGCCTCCGCCGCCTTACCAG GAGCGTGCCCAGGTGCCGGTGTACCACCCAACCCCCAGTCAGACCCGCCTGGCCACCCAGCTgactgaggaggagcaggtccGCATCGCCCAGCGCATCGGCCTCATCCAGCACCTCCCCAGGGGCATGTTTGATCCCGGATCGGAACCCTCGGACAAGAAAGTCAAAGA GTGTGTGATCTGCATGATGGACTTTGAGTACGGCGACCCCATCAGGTTCCTGCCCTGCCTGCACATCTACCACGTGGACTGCATCGACGCCTGGCTGATGCGCTCCTTCACCTGTCCCTCCTGCATGGAGCCCGTGGACGCCGCCCTGCTGTCCACATACGAAACCAACTGA